Part of the Anopheles gambiae chromosome 3, idAnoGambNW_F1_1, whole genome shotgun sequence genome is shown below.
TGTAGGGCGAGCGCCTCCTTCGCATACTCGAAGCCCTCGTATATGAGTGCGGCCAGCTGTTTGGCGAGCTGCTCGTCGGCCGTCAGCTCGCGTGACATCGAGTACACCACACGACACAGCCGCCATAGCGTTTCGTAGTCCGGGTCCTTCAAATGTTCCCCGGAAGAATTGGAAATGAAAAGCCCCGTTAGTTAAAGCCTGCTACGCGCACCCTTAACCGGGCCTTTGGGTTCTTACCGTTTTCTGCTTCCTGCTTGCTACTAGCAGCTCGTACGCTTCGCGAAACTTGTACTCAGCGAACAGCTGATCGGCTTCCTTCCACGTGCTGTCCTCCATGTTGCCGGTTGAAGCGGTACCGCGTTACTGTTCGCCTGCAGCGATCTCGCGACACTGCAGAACCAGTTTCACCAGTGCGCTTGGTGGACCTTGGGAAGACATGGGCAAAGGGACGGAGGGCTCCCACTACAAAATCGACCGATTCGGACGTCGATTCTGTacccccaccccaccccactCGGGCTCGAGCTCTCCGCGGGTCGGCTGCAGTAGCCGCTTATCTGCGTTTTGGACAGCAAAACGCAATTCCTCGTCGCTCTGCCGCCCGTTCCAGCAGTCGGGTTCGCCGCCCTCCCCGGAGGCACAATTTTGCGATGTCATTAGGGTGACTAAGCACAGTGCCGTTCGTACCCGCTTCTAGCGCTTCCTGGATGTGTTGAATGGAACTCTATCAGCTCTCATCTGAcactctcttactctctcgaACGCTCTCTTTGTGCGGCACACGAATCACtatgaaacataaaacaattcGACAAAAGTGCAACAGAAGCTTTGCGGTAGCGTTCCGGAAGCTTCCGTTTGTGTTGTGCTTATCTTCAAGATATCTGCCGCGTACGTACAATTGGAATGATCTCTTTACAATGAAtgttacaaacacatttccagTATTTGAAGGAAAAATCAGACTTTGCTAATGATGCTTATTGTTAACATATTGACACTTATTCATGTGTTTTGTGACATAAATTTGAACAATAATGGAACTTTATTTCTTCATCTGATCACTTTTACTTCGGGATTGCTCTCTTCATTTTTAATCATcatatttgaaattaaaaaaaaaaagtaatgggTAATTCAAAAAGCAAATTCTAATGCTAAAGACCTGTTCAGATAGAAGTCTAGTTAtctagttttattttaaaaaaacaggtgCTATATGGAACTTTTTCATAGTTATTTGAAGGCATTGGAGCACACTATACAATCTTCGAACAGTTTTCATACGCAAGTGCTTGTGTGCAATAGTTATTAACGTTAGAACTACAGTGTTGGAATAAAAAGGAACTCGAAAAGTTTAACATGGTCCGGGAAGAGACAAGTCGAATCTGTTTTAAAATGTAGGTTCCTAGTCGATACtgtcatacagggtttcccacgatttattggtcagttcccatgaatttttggttggttcccatcaatttttggtgggttcccatagatttttggttcttttccataatttattggtattttccgattggatatcaatacaattggaccaacaaattttgggaaacggccaaaaaatcgtgggaacgcaccaaaaaaatatgggaatacaccaaaaatttatgggatccaaccaataaatcgtgggaaaccctgtatttctAAAGCATGATCCTATATCTTCTACAAATATAAATACTAATTTTGTTACGAAATTTGCCAACAAATTGAAATCATGACAAACCGTTGGCAGGTAAAGGCACAAAACACGAACTTTTATAAACAATAAACTCAAGTCAAACATAAACACAATAATTATACaacaattgaaaaagaaaaagctacACAAAAACTATTATTGCATTGCATACTGCTGGAGAAACAAGCTAAATAAGACGATTTATCGATGGTGCGGAATCTAATGAGAGGCATCAAAGGATCGTTCATCTGTACATcaacattttaataatttatttatatttttcattaaaatgtccATAAAAAATCTTTCGTTTGGAGCCAAACTCATGTCCCTATATTCAAAAATTCTTATTTTACAGCCTCTTTCTACCAGTGGCCAGGTTCTAAACGAACTGGTTTTTAGTATTACTGAAGATTGAAAACAAATACATCTCTTATTTTAAGCATTTCCATTCACATATGCATGAGTGTATGAGTATATCTGGAACATAAAAGCAAGTttatgtacacaaacaaaatcatataATAGCTGTTTactttaaaacaaatatgAGATTGCATTAGTGCACTGTTTTCTTGCACGCCACAGATCTTGAACAtcattaaaaatatatgtGCAAGTATATTTGTTGTGCTCCATTTTGCACGATGACAACCAtcttaaacaaattaaagttaaatgaataaaaaaactaacaacaaaCTCTACAGACcataaaaaacagcaaaaattgACACGAATTGTAGTGAAGGCTGGACAAAAAATCCTTATTCCTAATTGACCTAGGCATAGGGGCAGGCATTTCACAGCACTTCTTTATATACTGACCTTTTAAAAGGTTTTTTGGAATAATCATTGCTGATAGCTTACTATCTACCCAGCGTATAATATAACGCAAATTTTAAACTTTACACAGTCGTTAACTTTAGGAGcagaattttttttaatagaacgGCTTGGAGACAAACTCTTTTCATTATGGCAATTCTATTTATGTGTGCGAAGAAACCAAATGTTGAGTAATAAAACGTTCTTTAAACACAGATCAatgaaaacatgaaaaagaATCGTTATTGCGAATCGAACAAAGGatttgcaaagaaaaagctaaaggcaaaataaatgtttagattaaatttaataacaaGCTTAGAAAATCTTAATCAAGATTCATTAGAAATACAATAGAATcggggagaaaaacaaaacttttcttaCTAAAAAGTAGGAAACattaaattattacattttctgGACATgtttgccgacccctggatCTTGGCTTTACAAGCTGCGTGAAGCTACATTCGCTTCTCTTGGATGGGCTGCATTGGGTCGTTTGATGCACTTTCGTATTCATTTTTCCATTTGCCGGGTTCATTCGGGTAACATATAGCTTATCTCTCTCCCAACACCACTACCACCCAGGGTTTGTACACTTGTTACATACCCTCCACGAACGATAAGGAAACGTTGCAGGGGGGAGGTGCTAGGTGAATCAAGGGCTTCAAATCTCCTTTGTCAGCTTGCGAGTTGCCGATTGCGATAAGCGACCATTACCGATAAGAACAGGTCAAGATGTATTGTGGACGGGGtggcaaacagcaacaacaacttcaAGCAGGGATCTAAACAGGTATGTTAGGCTCCCGGGGGGGaggagagtgaaaaaaagCCCCCGTTTGGACACGGAAAGCAAATTAGCAAGGAGGGGTGCAAAAAATCAAGCACCCGCGATTAATTGGTATGGCTCGCAGGGTGGCAGGTTCTCGATGACTTCCAGCTGTAGTGTAATTGACAGGTAAGACTAAAAATAGCCTGATATCTGTTGAACTTTAGCCCCTGCATTTTCCATACCTGTTCTTGTCTAGTATGTTTACAATTATTTGAAAACAGCAGTTGAAAGTAGCAAAACGCAACACTCATATTAATTTTCATGGCCattgattttcaatttatttcacaAACACGCGTGTAACAAAAACGAACTAGAAACTTTTGTACATTTTCTAACCGACTAGCGTACATTGTGCGGGATTGATTGGTAAAaccaaaatttcaaaaaataaaactctccTAATGCACGCAACGCCCTTCATTGCGCACTTGTCACTTTAAAATTCACTTGCAAGCGATGGTGCACCCCAAAAAGGCACGGTCTACTTTGACCACACCGCACGAACAGTCCGTGGTAACAAGGCACCctttcgccccccccccctcccttcaacacacacacacacacacacggctcaCAGCACGCGAAGCTTGATGCAGCCCGCGTTCTTACAGTTTCCGCAACAGTTCGGTGGCCTCTTCGCGGCAGATCCGGTCGTCCTCGCACCGCACCTCGACGGCGGCGGCCCGCTCGAGCCACGCTTTCGCCTCGCCCGGCTGCTTCAGCGCCAGATGGCACTTGCCAAGGTACAGCAGATTGAGCGCGTAGAAGCCGGGCTTGATGGTTTCGGCCTTGGTGAAGCATTCCAGCGCCTCCGCGTACGAGGCGGTCGGTGGGTTCGGGGCGACCGAATTGATGAGCTTGCGGGTGATCCAGTTCACCTCGGACAGTTTGTAGTTGAACTGCCCGAGCATGTGCCAGATGCCCGGATCGGACGTCCCGTTCAGGGCGACCGCGCGCTGGAAGTGTTTCTGCACGTTTTCCAGCTGCTTGATGCGCTCGGTCACCCCGTCCAGGGCGGCCTTCTCGGACAGGATGGCGCCGTACCACTTGTTGGCGCCGAAGTTGTCCCCGTCCGCGTCCAGGGCGGCCGATGCGTGCCCGAACGCCTCCCGGACGAGCTTCTCCTTCTCGTCGTCGATGGTGGACTGCTTGGAGAGGAAAAACACGGTCCTGGCGAGGCGCCACTTCACCTCACAGCTGTCCCGTCCGTCCTGGTTGGTTGGGGGGAGAAACAAACGGAAACCACTGTTACATTCACCAGTTTTGCCAACCAACACTTTAGCTTACCGTTAGCTTCTCGATCATGTCCAGCGAGTCCTGGTACTGGCAGCTCTCGAACAGCTCGTCCAGCAGCTTCAACTCTTCGGCCGACATCGTGGCAGTAAAACGCAAATATCgatttgtttatgtgtgtttttttgtgagcgCGAGCGAACAAAGGAGGCCACCCTACGCCTCCTACGATTGCCGTGTGCAACTGCAGCAACGGAACACCACACGAGGGAGAAAAGTCAAACGCCGCGTCACGTCACGTCAGAACGGAGGACCGTTGGAAAGTAAAACTCGGGGCTCTGCGTAAAAGCCGCGACAGTCCCGGCCACAGTCACAGTTAGACTCGATACGAAAATGTGCCACCCTCCAGTGCTACTTTGGTGTCACTCCCCTTCCTTTCCCGGTACCTCCCCTACTCTCCCAGTGCAGGGTGGATAATCACAAACACTACCAGCACACACCAACCGCACCACTAGCACTGCAACCAAAACAAGTGTACGGGCGCGAACGGAACCCGGCTACGCTACGGGTGGGGCGGTGGGTTCGAATATGGTGCCGAGGGTGTACACGTTTTATCAGACAAACGCGCCGGCCACTATCGTCATCGAACGCTGCGCTTCGGCTTGCCGCACGAGAGTggctttggtgtgtgtgtttgcgaagTTCTACGATTTCATTGCCATTGAGGGGCCAAAGCTTCCTCAGTGTGAGTCGACGGGGCAGCTAGGGAGGGAAAGGCAGCGTGCCGCTTCCGATCGAACACATTGATTTGATGAATATGCAACGGTTTTTGACTTTTCAAACCAACCAGAATGCTCCGCTCGGGTGGGGTGGTTGGAAATGCTTCCGAGTTCAGGTGAGATATGcagttattttatttacaccATCGATGGGTGCTTATCGGGTCGTTTGAATGTATTATTGAATAAAACTAAATATCGGGATGATGAAACATTGTGATGCACAGTTGAAATATCGGTCTCACTGCTCTGTTTGGAGCAGTCTCAGGTATGTGTATatgaaaaattgattttctGCGTGACTCCTTCGTTCATGCATCTGCCCACTGTGCGCACATGGTCGACTTGAGGGTCGTGAAGCATTTCTTTTTACACACATTTATTTTAGTATCATAAACAATTCTAAACTCTCTTCAATAGTTTTGCATTGGTTCCACAATTTATTGACcgtttcaaaattaattacacGAAATATAGATTAcaagatacagggtttcccacgatttattggatggttcccatcaatttttggtgggttctcatattttttttggtgcgttcccgcgattttttggccgtttctcagagttttttggtccaattatATTggaattgtattgtattgtattgtattggaTTGTAtggaaacgcaccaaaaaatcattagaactgaccaataaatcgtgggaaaccctgtatctagAAAATGGTAAGAAATATACAAtagaaagaaattaaatttactttTGAGAAAATcatcagccggaatttgtacCCAAAGTTTTTGAGAACAAGatgtttgcacacacacaaagatttttgcgaccaagagttttgcgaccaagaaatttgcgaccaagaaaTATGCGACCAAGAACTTTGTGACTAAGAACTTTGCGACCTAGAATATTGCGACCAAGAGCTTTGCGACCAAGAGTTCTGCGATCAAGAGCTTTGTGATCAAGAACTTTGCGACCAAGAGCTTTGCGACCTAGAATATTGCAACCAAGAGTTTTGTGGCCAAGAACTTTACGACCAAGAAATTTGCGAACAAGATTTTTGAGACCAAGAACTTTGCGACAAAGAACTTTGCGaccaaaattttttgcgagaTTTTTGGTCCAAATGTTTTCGTTCACGTCTGAGGAGAATTAGGATGTTACTAAGTCAGGTTTAGCTTTTGAAGCAATATTGGAGATCGTATTCATATACAGGTATTCTCCGATGTACGCCATACGCAATATGAGCGATTTTGTTATACGCGATATGCTTAATTTGACAGGTCTTGGaccaaattgtactgatttgataCATTAATTGATAAATGCAAAATATTAtccttttaattgaatttctaaAACTACTACAACTACAACTACAAAAAGGTACAACATTGTAATCTTCAGTTGGAATCAGATCAAGTAGCTAATTAGGTGTTATGTTACTAATACTTCTACTAACTGAATAATTGCTGGGATTAAAATCAGGTTTTCAAATCAACACACTGTTAAAAAGGCATATTTTGTTATTGAGCATCAAATTTAGTGTTAATATGACAAAGTTTCTCATCTTTAAATAGTACAAATAACAAATGTAGTAAATTTTTGTAATTCAAGAATTTTGTTCTTTGATACCAAATCAATTTATCTGTGTGCCATGATAATGTgtgaaaacattatttttccattttcaactCCCGATTTCAAACCATTCACAACAACCCTGCAACATTGTTTATGGCATCTTCTTTTTTATGGCACACGCCAAAACACAACCCTAACTGTCAAAACTGTCAAAAGCTCGCCTGCTTATAGCCagagtggccagattatttttgcggttttcggtaggcgcatcaaaattttatcggtagttttcggtaggagttaaagattttttcggtagttttcggtaggctttgaagtgttgagcggtgggtggggggaggggggttgtCGGAGATGGAAGCTAATCTGTCCCATGAAGAGCAGCACGAGCAAATaacatcttttatttatttaaaggaGATAGTTTAGATTTAGTTCATAGCGGTCACGTGaggcctttctgaagtgtcgatcTGAAAATTGTACTAGGCAATTTAATCCAACAAATCGTTGGgacgctctagcagcaattgaacgcgacatcgaacatgaaaaatatatgggatttTACATGTTCGATGTGATAACccacaaatcgaacatgtgaagtcctatacatttttcatgttcgatgtcgtgttctattgctgctagagcgccgggttacattatctgtcaaattgcaTATAAAATATTATCAGCGCGTTCGACTTCATGAAGTGCAGACACGAGCCTTAGTTGTGTCTGTTGATCTTCTGGTTCTAGTTGCTAGTGATTTCCAAATATAGTT
Proteins encoded:
- the LOC133393040 gene encoding regulator of microtubule dynamics protein 1-like; the encoded protein is MSAEELKLLDELFESCQYQDSLDMIEKLTDGRDSCEVKWRLARTVFFLSKQSTIDDEKEKLVREAFGHASAALDADGDNFGANKWYGAILSEKAALDGVTERIKQLENVQKHFQRAVALNGTSDPGIWHMLGQFNYKLSEVNWITRKLINSVAPNPPTASYAEALECFTKAETIKPGFYALNLLYLGKCHLALKQPGEAKAWLERAAAVEVRCEDDRICREEATELLRKL